The sequence below is a genomic window from Thermodesulfobacteriota bacterium.
ACTGGTCGCGATGATTTGCCTGCTGGCGGTTCTGGCCGTTAATGCCGACGCCGGCAAAACAACGGAGAAAAGCCCGCTGACAATATCTCCCAAAACCGGCGTCATGCCTTCGGATTATGATCTGCAGGATCGCATGGCCGTAGGCGTCGGTCGGACGTTCTATCTCGGCGGCGCGCCTGACGGCGATAATGACGGCGTGGCGGACGAGATGGACGACTGCCCGGATACCATAGCCGGCGTCGGCGTGGACCAGCGCGGCTGCTGGGTCGTTGCCTTTTTCGGGCTGGGAAAGGCGAAAGTCACCACCAAGTATTTCAAAAATCTGAACCAGGTCGTCGACATCATGAAAAAGAATCCTGACCTGAAGGTTGAGGTCCAGGGCCATACCTGCACCATCGGATCATTGAACGGTAATCAGAAGCTGTCGGAAAAACGCGCCCAGGCCGTCTACGACTA
It includes:
- a CDS encoding OmpA family protein → MKHRNSFLLVAMICLLAVLAVNADAGKTTEKSPLTISPKTGVMPSDYDLQDRMAVGVGRTFYLGGAPDGDNDGVADEMDDCPDTIAGVGVDQRGCWVVAFFGLGKAKVTTKYFKNLNQVVDIMKKNPDLKVEVQGHTCTIGSLNGNQKLSEKRAQAVYDYLAKKGIDGSRMSCKGYAYNKPAASNDSAAGKAHNRRTTLQPVR